In a single window of the Synergistaceae bacterium genome:
- a CDS encoding deoxyhypusine synthase family protein — MRNLFGLSQLDFFRESLDSQSLETLNKAVERITKTKQSGGRVMVVTGSGPNIHEGVTTLIAELIRVGIVDAVSTSSAVIAHEMAGSLDKVFRVDAKSLNMDLSKMPRGDVYEFTCMTDDEINALKREMPLDDDLLTRGKNLPKLNEIIKAAGNMAYPMGLRTERLAHEVLSLARIYGLPFEKVAGWGCDDKTMLGAADKKNIPVLVTIPQLVGGGAVGMSIGDSIPVSERSMRISRMLASCDVIIESAVALTQEIHDGPFECYTGHGIWADYSGQATYNLRDKNLIRIDLDENLRRAVELNKTVQEAIDKGLPKTKAAKIPFRMEMSAFARHEGSLPIVGDIGKVWPLIAHDVAKNLGVELEFLSSSQDTPEGALMREYIVNNVKPLDREKMLKRSQNYMIQ; from the coding sequence ATGCGAAATTTATTCGGGCTCTCACAGCTTGATTTTTTCAGGGAATCGCTTGACTCTCAAAGTCTTGAGACTCTAAATAAAGCAGTAGAGAGAATCACGAAAACTAAACAAAGCGGCGGCCGTGTAATGGTAGTAACAGGAAGCGGGCCGAATATTCACGAGGGAGTAACGACTCTTATAGCCGAGTTAATACGAGTCGGAATCGTTGACGCTGTATCTACAAGTTCGGCAGTAATTGCCCACGAAATGGCCGGCTCTCTCGATAAAGTTTTCAGGGTTGACGCAAAATCTTTAAATATGGACTTAAGCAAAATGCCCCGCGGAGATGTCTATGAGTTCACTTGCATGACTGATGACGAAATTAACGCGCTTAAACGTGAAATGCCCTTAGACGACGATTTATTAACACGCGGGAAGAATTTGCCGAAATTGAACGAGATTATCAAAGCAGCCGGAAATATGGCTTATCCCATGGGACTCAGAACAGAGAGACTCGCGCATGAAGTATTGAGTCTCGCGAGAATTTACGGACTCCCATTTGAAAAAGTTGCGGGCTGGGGCTGTGATGATAAAACAATGCTGGGAGCTGCGGACAAAAAAAATATTCCTGTTCTCGTTACTATTCCGCAATTAGTCGGCGGCGGAGCTGTAGGAATGTCAATAGGCGACTCGATTCCTGTTTCTGAGCGTTCTATGAGAATTTCAAGAATGCTAGCATCATGTGATGTAATAATTGAGTCGGCAGTTGCTTTGACACAAGAAATTCATGACGGCCCATTTGAATGCTACACGGGGCACGGGATCTGGGCTGATTATTCGGGACAAGCGACTTATAATTTACGGGACAAAAATTTAATCAGAATCGATCTTGACGAGAATTTACGCCGGGCAGTCGAATTAAATAAAACTGTTCAGGAAGCAATTGACAAAGGACTCCCGAAAACTAAGGCCGCAAAGATTCCATTCAGAATGGAAATGTCAGCATTTGCACGTCATGAAGGGAGCTTGCCTATTGTCGGGGATATTGGCAAAGTCTGGCCGTTAATTGCTCATGATGTCGCTAAAAATTTAGGAGTCGAGCTTGAATTTCTCTCATCGTCTCAAGATACTCCGGAAGGTGCGTTAATGCGTGAATACATAGTAAATAATGTAAAGCCTCTTGACCGTGAAAAAATGTTAAAGCGTTCTCAAAATTATATGATTCAATAA
- a CDS encoding DJ-1/PfpI family protein, translating to MKTAAIFLIDGFEETEALTTVDILRRGGVVVTIVSLTGSQEVTSKNKIRVRTEAMFDSVKDEKFDMLILPGGTLEIANHEGLQELLKKYNAEGKYIAAICAAPAALGKAGVLAGRKAVCYPGLEHHLTGASKGSERVETAGHITTAKGPAVTPIFALKLLEILEGKAMANEVAEGFLIPLVYKN from the coding sequence ATGAAGACAGCAGCAATTTTCTTAATTGACGGTTTTGAAGAAACAGAGGCACTCACGACTGTAGATATTTTACGTCGCGGCGGTGTTGTAGTAACGATTGTATCACTCACAGGGAGTCAAGAAGTTACCAGCAAAAATAAAATTCGCGTGAGGACTGAAGCAATGTTTGACTCAGTTAAAGACGAAAAATTTGACATGCTGATTTTACCGGGGGGAACTCTTGAGATAGCGAATCACGAGGGATTACAGGAATTACTCAAGAAATATAACGCTGAGGGAAAATATATCGCGGCGATTTGTGCAGCACCGGCGGCACTGGGTAAAGCTGGAGTCTTAGCAGGCCGCAAAGCAGTATGTTATCCGGGACTCGAACATCATTTAACGGGAGCGTCAAAAGGTTCTGAAAGAGTCGAGACAGCTGGTCATATCACGACAGCAAAGGGGCCGGCAGTAACTCCGATATTTGCGTTAAAGCTGCTTGAGATTCTTGAGGGGAAGGCGATGGCAAATGAAGTCGCGGAGGGATTCCTGATTCCTCTAGTATATAAGAATTAA